Proteins found in one Corynebacterium canis genomic segment:
- a CDS encoding glyceraldehyde-3-phosphate dehydrogenase: protein MTTPVTNDWNERIALAEQMIPLIGKLHRDNNVVTSVYGRLLVNCTDIDVIKSHRYARRITDQELPLAKTLPILQELVKMELGTASIDLGQLAARFDEEGGDLRAFLDRELAAVIGTASETKRTDVVLYGFGRIGRLLARILIEHQSVDTGCRLRAVVVRKNSDDDIVKRASLLRRDSVHGAFRGTISVDRENDTIWANGTPIQVIYSSDPATVDYTAYGIDNAIVVDNTGRWRDRAGLEQHLKSKGVAKVLLTAPGKGDLKNIVYGINHGVIEDSDQILSAASCTTNAITPVLKAVNDRWGVEFGHVETVHSFTNDQNLIDNFHKGQRRGRAATLNMVITETGAAKAVSKALPEFEGKLTGNAIRVPTPDVSMAVLNLTLEKEVTRDEVNAYLREVSLNSVLRQQIDYIHSPEVVSTDFVGTTRAGIVDGLATIAQGKHLVLYVWYDNEFGYSNQVIRIVEEIAGARPTVIPQRKELDEL from the coding sequence ATGACTACCCCGGTAACCAACGATTGGAATGAGCGGATCGCCCTTGCCGAGCAAATGATCCCGCTGATTGGCAAGCTGCACCGCGACAACAACGTGGTCACCTCCGTGTATGGTCGGCTGCTGGTGAATTGCACCGACATCGACGTGATTAAGTCGCACCGATACGCGCGGCGCATCACCGATCAGGAGCTGCCACTAGCAAAAACCCTGCCTATCCTGCAGGAACTGGTCAAAATGGAACTGGGGACGGCCTCGATCGACCTGGGCCAGCTGGCGGCGCGCTTCGATGAGGAAGGCGGCGACCTGCGCGCATTCCTTGACCGCGAACTGGCGGCGGTAATCGGCACGGCGAGCGAAACGAAGCGCACCGATGTGGTGCTTTATGGCTTCGGCCGAATCGGACGTCTGCTTGCCCGCATTCTTATCGAACACCAGTCCGTGGACACCGGGTGTCGGTTGCGTGCCGTGGTGGTGCGCAAGAACAGCGACGATGACATTGTGAAGCGCGCCTCGCTGCTGCGGCGCGACTCCGTGCACGGCGCGTTCCGGGGCACCATCAGTGTCGATCGTGAGAACGATACTATCTGGGCCAATGGAACACCCATTCAGGTGATCTACTCCTCCGATCCGGCGACGGTGGACTACACCGCATACGGAATCGACAACGCAATCGTGGTGGACAACACGGGCCGGTGGCGCGATCGCGCCGGGCTGGAACAGCACCTGAAGTCCAAGGGCGTGGCCAAAGTGCTGCTCACCGCACCGGGTAAGGGCGACTTGAAGAACATCGTGTATGGGATCAACCACGGGGTGATCGAGGATAGCGACCAAATCTTGAGCGCAGCCTCGTGCACCACGAATGCAATCACGCCGGTGCTGAAGGCCGTGAACGATCGGTGGGGTGTGGAATTCGGGCATGTGGAAACCGTGCACTCCTTTACCAATGACCAGAACCTGATCGATAACTTCCACAAGGGTCAGCGGCGCGGCCGGGCGGCCACGCTGAACATGGTGATCACCGAGACCGGCGCGGCGAAAGCAGTTTCGAAGGCGCTGCCCGAGTTCGAAGGTAAGCTCACCGGCAATGCCATCCGCGTGCCCACCCCGGATGTGTCCATGGCGGTGCTGAACCTCACCTTAGAAAAGGAAGTCACGCGCGACGAGGTGAATGCCTACCTGCGTGAAGTCTCGCTGAACTCCGTGCTGCGGCAGCAGATCGACTACATCCATTCCCCGGAGGTGGTTTCCACCGACTTCGTTGGCACCACGCGCGCCGGCATTGTCGACGGCCTGGCAACCATCGCCCAAGGGAAACATCTTGTGCTTTACGTTTGGTACGACAATGAGTTCGGTTACTCCAACCAGGTGATCCGCATCGTGGAGGAAATCGCCGGCGCTCGGCCGACGGTGATCCCGCAGCGCAAGGAACTCGACGAACTGTAA
- a CDS encoding cysteine ABC transporter substrate-binding protein — MFALSACGTEAGSPNASSTTEGSSASAGSFRTLDQIKQDGKIRIGVFGDKAPFGYVDSNGEYAGYDIEYGNRLAKDLGVEVEYTPVEAASRVEFVDTGKVDLILANFTVTPERKEKVDFANPYMKVSLGVVTPDNAQVKDVKELADKTVIVVKGTTAEAYLEKNHPEVKLQKYEQYTEATNALIDGRGDLWVTDNTEALAWAAKTDGFSVPIKDLGDVDTIAGAVAKGNDTLLNWINENLVELGKEEFFHKDFEKTLKPVYGDQVTADELVIEGGKL; from the coding sequence ATGTTTGCGTTAAGCGCTTGCGGCACCGAGGCGGGGAGCCCGAATGCATCTTCGACCACCGAGGGTTCTTCGGCTAGTGCGGGCTCGTTCCGCACGCTGGATCAGATTAAGCAGGACGGCAAGATCCGGATTGGCGTGTTTGGTGATAAAGCGCCGTTCGGCTACGTCGATTCCAATGGCGAATACGCTGGTTACGATATCGAGTACGGCAATCGCCTAGCCAAGGATCTCGGCGTGGAGGTGGAGTACACCCCGGTCGAGGCGGCTTCCCGCGTGGAGTTTGTGGATACCGGCAAGGTCGACCTGATTTTGGCCAATTTCACGGTGACTCCGGAGCGCAAGGAGAAGGTGGATTTTGCTAATCCGTACATGAAGGTGTCCCTTGGCGTGGTCACCCCTGATAACGCGCAGGTCAAGGACGTGAAGGAGTTGGCCGATAAGACGGTGATCGTGGTGAAGGGCACTACCGCCGAGGCTTATCTTGAGAAGAATCATCCCGAGGTAAAGCTGCAGAAGTATGAGCAGTACACCGAGGCAACGAACGCGCTTATCGACGGCCGCGGTGACCTCTGGGTGACCGATAATACTGAGGCGTTGGCGTGGGCAGCGAAGACCGATGGGTTTAGTGTGCCGATCAAGGATCTCGGCGATGTGGACACCATCGCGGGTGCTGTTGCGAAGGGCAATGACACGCTGCTCAACTGGATTAACGAAAACTTGGTCGAGCTGGGCAAGGAAGAGTTTTTCCATAAGGATTTCGAAAAGACTCTGAAGCCGGTGTATGGCGACCAGGTGACGGCCGACGAACTGGTTATCGAAGGCGGAAAGCTGTAG
- a CDS encoding amino acid ABC transporter permease — MDFSVVVDSLPVYAEAAILTVRVAAQGILLALIVGFVCAAIAHFKVPLLRQIVAGYIELSRNTPLLVQLFFLYFGLPKLGIVMSSETCAVVGLAFLGGSYMAEAIRSGLESVAEIQMQSALSLGLSRMEALRHVIVPQAFAIALPALTANVIFLIKETSVVGVVALPELVFVAKEQMGQVYETREALLLLVTFYLIILLPISLFAGVLERKVRGHVFGS; from the coding sequence ATGGACTTTTCCGTAGTTGTTGACAGTTTGCCTGTCTACGCCGAGGCGGCAATTCTCACCGTGAGGGTTGCCGCTCAAGGCATTTTGTTGGCATTAATTGTTGGTTTTGTGTGTGCCGCGATTGCGCACTTTAAGGTCCCGCTGCTCCGTCAAATAGTTGCGGGTTATATCGAACTTTCGCGCAATACGCCGTTGCTGGTGCAGTTGTTTTTCCTGTATTTCGGTTTGCCCAAGTTGGGTATTGTGATGAGTTCGGAAACTTGTGCGGTGGTTGGCTTGGCGTTCCTTGGCGGTAGCTATATGGCGGAGGCGATCCGCTCTGGGCTGGAGTCGGTCGCCGAGATCCAAATGCAATCTGCCTTGAGCCTGGGGCTTTCCCGCATGGAGGCGCTGCGTCATGTGATCGTCCCGCAGGCCTTCGCCATCGCCCTTCCGGCGCTTACCGCGAACGTGATCTTCCTGATCAAGGAGACCTCGGTGGTTGGCGTCGTCGCGCTGCCAGAACTGGTGTTCGTGGCCAAGGAGCAGATGGGGCAAGTGTATGAGACCCGTGAGGCACTGTTGCTATTGGTCACTTTCTACCTGATCATTCTGCTGCCGATCTCCCTGTTCGCAGGCGTGTTGGAACGAAAGGTGCGCGGACATGTTTTCGGATCTTGA
- a CDS encoding amino acid ABC transporter permease → MFSDLEVLFLGNNLFRLLSGLWVSVQIALGSMGLSIVFGTLLGVVMTSKSKTVFVVTQAYLQFVRIMPQLVLLFLVYFDLTRGFGINLDAKLAAIIVFTLWGTAEMGDLVRGAINAVPKHQYVSALALGIEGAELYRHVVLPQAVRGLVPLTINLTNRMIMTTSLVVLIGVVEVLKVAQQIIDANRFEYPGAALWIYGVVFLLYFLVCFPISLASRKLERRWQLQ, encoded by the coding sequence ATGTTTTCGGATCTTGAGGTGCTGTTCCTGGGCAATAATCTGTTTCGGCTCCTGTCCGGCCTGTGGGTGTCCGTGCAGATTGCGTTGGGGTCGATGGGTTTGTCCATCGTCTTCGGTACTTTGTTGGGCGTGGTCATGACGTCGAAAAGCAAAACTGTGTTCGTAGTGACGCAGGCGTATTTGCAATTCGTCCGCATCATGCCGCAGCTGGTGCTGCTGTTCCTGGTGTACTTCGATCTCACGCGCGGCTTTGGCATTAACCTCGACGCCAAGCTCGCCGCCATTATCGTGTTTACCCTGTGGGGCACCGCCGAAATGGGCGATCTGGTGCGCGGAGCGATCAATGCGGTACCCAAACACCAGTACGTAAGCGCGCTGGCCCTTGGCATTGAAGGCGCAGAGCTGTATCGCCACGTGGTGCTGCCGCAGGCGGTGCGCGGTCTTGTGCCGCTGACCATTAATTTGACCAATCGTATGATCATGACTACCTCGCTGGTCGTGCTGATCGGCGTGGTCGAGGTGCTCAAGGTGGCGCAACAAATCATCGACGCAAATAGGTTCGAATATCCGGGTGCCGCGCTGTGGATTTACGGCGTGGTGTTCTTGCTTTACTTCCTCGTGTGTTTCCCAATCTCGTTGGCTTCCCGAAAGCTGGAAAGAAGGTGGCAGCTGCAATGA
- a CDS encoding amino acid ABC transporter ATP-binding protein, whose translation MTTSLISLDKVDKIYPGGFQALHQISLDVAPGEVIAIVGPSGCGKSTLLKTINGLEDIQGGAITLDGTVITDGKTKWKDVRTQVGMVFQNYELFPHLTVMKNLLLGPKVVKRADLRQAEAQARALLARVGLEEKADAMPRELSGGQKQRVAIVRALMMEPKALLLDEITASLDPEIVREVLDVVMDLARDGMTMLVVTHEMSFARAVSNRVVFMDAGRIVEIGDPEAFFTQPNTERARRFLDTFVF comes from the coding sequence ATGACCACATCACTGATTTCGCTGGATAAGGTGGATAAAATCTACCCGGGCGGGTTTCAAGCGCTGCACCAGATCAGCCTTGATGTCGCCCCTGGGGAGGTTATTGCGATCGTCGGCCCCTCCGGCTGCGGGAAATCCACCCTACTGAAGACCATTAACGGGCTGGAGGACATTCAGGGCGGTGCTATTACCCTCGATGGCACCGTGATTACGGACGGCAAAACCAAGTGGAAAGACGTTCGAACCCAAGTGGGTATGGTCTTTCAAAACTATGAGCTATTTCCGCATCTCACGGTAATGAAAAATCTGCTCCTTGGCCCGAAGGTGGTCAAGCGCGCGGACCTCCGCCAAGCGGAGGCTCAGGCGCGTGCACTGCTGGCCCGTGTCGGTCTCGAAGAAAAGGCCGATGCTATGCCGCGCGAACTGTCTGGCGGTCAGAAGCAGCGTGTGGCTATCGTTCGGGCGTTGATGATGGAACCGAAAGCCCTGCTGCTTGATGAAATCACCGCGTCCCTCGATCCCGAAATTGTGCGCGAAGTCCTCGATGTTGTGATGGATCTCGCCCGCGATGGTATGACCATGTTGGTGGTCACCCATGAGATGTCTTTTGCGCGCGCGGTGTCCAACAGGGTGGTGTTTATGGATGCTGGCCGCATTGTTGAGATCGGTGACCCAGAGGCGTTCTTTACGCAGCCGAATACCGAACGTGCGCGAAGATTCCTGGATACGTTCGTGTTTTAA
- a CDS encoding serine hydrolase domain-containing protein — protein sequence MPHRGPRRITSLLFTLAALVFTALPPAAAHTAESLFRSIRAPGVAIIHFSDKGISREYYFGTDGDGSAITRDTVFTWGSLSASLTAATALELHHQGELNVRTPVAELLPQLEGSQLDRNKVTVTHLIHHTAGLPTNLERGQPTTQGLVDATAQLTDLPTPGTHSYSNVGYSLLQAIIEDTTGQPINAALNNTVGESSQAGPIIADLKAFQKRVPKGHQRLFHSHLPVRVEPWQSAIGAAFLAGSCEQFAHYGTWQLRQHRTHNTPSDFERAMVSSTKKYGPGLYYETAQKRDGTETQYIYHTGSVWGYSSYLGFVPEDNRGLIILTNEYGLRTQYDEHRRNEIHTYINAYFQFNKNERASIFPTDIVVLSVETLIVLLLLAGIVRSTLKFRTPNPPSDARDAFKRTTVPLLLGIGGALTIYYGTPIVTDCNCDELSVGAPDIAGLFWTILVQIHVLTGIVVLRETLWSRTCRGADKQ from the coding sequence GTGCCGCATAGGGGTCCTCGTCGTATCACCAGCCTGCTTTTCACCCTCGCCGCGCTCGTGTTCACGGCTCTCCCGCCCGCAGCGGCACACACCGCCGAATCCCTGTTCCGCAGCATCCGTGCCCCGGGGGTGGCCATTATCCACTTCAGCGACAAGGGGATTTCGCGGGAATACTACTTCGGCACGGATGGCGACGGCTCCGCCATCACCCGCGACACCGTGTTCACTTGGGGATCCCTGTCCGCCTCACTTACCGCGGCGACAGCGCTGGAATTGCACCACCAGGGCGAGCTCAATGTGCGCACCCCCGTCGCTGAGCTATTACCCCAGCTTGAGGGGTCGCAACTGGACCGCAATAAGGTGACCGTGACACACCTGATCCACCATACCGCGGGGCTTCCCACCAACCTTGAGCGCGGCCAGCCGACCACACAAGGGCTCGTCGATGCGACGGCGCAGCTAACGGACCTGCCCACACCCGGAACGCACAGCTATTCGAATGTGGGATATTCGCTCCTACAGGCGATTATCGAGGACACAACTGGGCAGCCCATCAACGCCGCGCTCAACAACACCGTCGGCGAGTCCAGCCAAGCCGGGCCCATCATCGCCGACCTGAAAGCCTTTCAAAAGCGGGTACCCAAGGGCCACCAACGGCTATTCCACAGCCACCTCCCCGTCCGTGTCGAACCTTGGCAAAGCGCCATTGGTGCCGCATTTCTCGCCGGCTCCTGCGAACAATTTGCACACTATGGAACCTGGCAATTGCGGCAACATCGCACACATAACACCCCCAGCGATTTCGAACGAGCGATGGTTTCCAGCACCAAAAAATACGGACCCGGCCTGTACTACGAAACCGCCCAGAAACGCGACGGAACGGAAACCCAATACATCTACCATACCGGCAGCGTATGGGGCTATAGCTCGTACCTGGGCTTCGTCCCCGAAGACAACCGCGGGCTAATCATTTTGACCAATGAATATGGGCTGCGCACACAATACGACGAGCACCGCCGCAACGAGATCCACACCTATATCAACGCATATTTCCAATTCAACAAAAATGAACGAGCCTCAATCTTTCCCACCGATATTGTGGTACTGAGCGTCGAGACCCTTATCGTGCTCCTATTGCTGGCCGGCATCGTGCGCAGCACATTAAAGTTCCGCACCCCCAACCCACCTAGCGACGCCCGCGACGCCTTTAAGCGCACCACCGTCCCACTGCTTCTCGGAATCGGAGGTGCGCTCACGATCTATTACGGCACCCCAATAGTCACGGATTGCAATTGCGACGAACTCAGCGTCGGGGCCCCAGACATCGCCGGACTGTTTTGGACCATTTTGGTGCAAATCCACGTGCTCACCGGAATTGTAGTCCTCCGTGAAACGCTTTGGTCGCGCACTTGTCGCGGCGCCGATAAGCAATGA
- a CDS encoding cyclase family protein gives MTNLWDLAATLRNNHRYVDLTHSFHAGQPRFHLLPDEERKTLFTVEEHGFAITQYSFVGQWGTHVDPPVHFVAGARTLDDIDVKQMILPLVVLDFSAEAAADADFTPSISDVEAWEARHERIPEGAFVALRTDWSERWPSPEAMANADADGVAHYPGWNTEVVQWLIDERDITAIGHETTDTDQGFVVSGGSLPTELLLLQHDRWQIELLANLKHVPATGALIVATWPKPLEGTGFPARAFAVLPADNE, from the coding sequence ATGACTAATCTTTGGGACCTCGCCGCCACGCTACGCAACAACCATCGCTACGTGGATCTCACACACTCATTCCACGCCGGACAACCCCGCTTCCACCTCCTTCCCGACGAGGAACGCAAAACCCTCTTTACCGTCGAAGAACACGGCTTCGCCATCACCCAATACAGCTTCGTGGGCCAATGGGGCACCCACGTGGACCCGCCGGTACACTTCGTGGCCGGCGCTCGCACCCTCGACGATATCGATGTCAAGCAAATGATCCTGCCGCTCGTCGTGTTGGACTTCTCCGCCGAAGCCGCCGCGGACGCCGATTTCACGCCGTCGATAAGCGACGTGGAAGCGTGGGAGGCGCGCCACGAACGTATCCCCGAAGGCGCATTCGTGGCGCTGCGCACCGACTGGTCTGAACGCTGGCCCAGCCCGGAAGCCATGGCAAATGCGGACGCGGACGGCGTGGCCCACTACCCCGGCTGGAACACCGAGGTGGTGCAATGGCTGATCGATGAGCGCGATATCACCGCGATCGGGCACGAAACCACCGACACCGACCAAGGATTCGTCGTTTCTGGCGGGTCGCTGCCTACCGAACTGTTGTTGCTACAGCACGACCGCTGGCAGATCGAACTCCTGGCAAACCTGAAACATGTCCCCGCCACCGGTGCCCTTATCGTGGCCACCTGGCCCAAGCCGCTCGAAGGCACCGGATTCCCCGCACGTGCGTTCGCGGTACTACCGGCCGATAATGAATAA
- the pth gene encoding aminoacyl-tRNA hydrolase: protein MTEATSPDSPFLVVGLGNPGPRYEATRHNVGKMVVDELAERTHPMPSTFSIHKKSNTEAIETRFGETKVILAKPRSFMNLSGGPIKALAGFFRIPADRIIVVHDELDLDFGTVRLKFGGGENGHNGLKSTSKALGTRDYYRARIGVGRPPGRQDPADYVLRPFSNSEAADLGAICATAADGIELLISHGLAYAQNQIHTR from the coding sequence GTGACTGAAGCGACCTCCCCGGATTCCCCGTTTTTGGTGGTGGGCCTTGGCAATCCCGGCCCCCGCTACGAAGCCACCCGCCACAATGTGGGCAAGATGGTGGTGGATGAATTAGCCGAACGCACCCACCCGATGCCGTCCACGTTTTCGATACACAAGAAGTCGAACACAGAGGCAATCGAAACCCGCTTCGGCGAGACCAAAGTGATTCTGGCAAAGCCCCGCAGCTTTATGAATCTCTCCGGTGGCCCGATCAAGGCCCTGGCGGGTTTCTTCCGCATCCCCGCCGACCGCATCATCGTGGTCCACGACGAGCTGGACCTGGATTTCGGGACAGTCCGCCTGAAATTCGGCGGGGGTGAAAACGGCCATAATGGCCTGAAATCCACATCCAAGGCGTTGGGCACCCGCGATTACTACCGGGCCCGCATCGGGGTGGGCCGCCCCCCGGGACGCCAAGACCCCGCCGATTATGTGTTGCGCCCGTTTTCCAACTCGGAGGCGGCGGATCTGGGGGCTATCTGCGCGACCGCCGCCGATGGCATCGAATTGCTGATCAGCCACGGTTTGGCCTACGCCCAGAACCAGATTCACACCCGCTGA
- a CDS encoding 50S ribosomal protein L25/general stress protein Ctc: MSQALALSATPRTELGKGPSRRARRAGLIPVVIYGKGFEPAHVTVNRLEFTAIVRHHGLNAVINVDIEGTKQLAMIKSVDQNVLTLEIDHADLLAIHRGEKVEVEVPVVYTGEPAPGTMIIQDADTIRVEADVLSIPEEISVSVEGVEVGTQITAGDITLPEEVTLTDDPELLILNVVYPETADEPVESEEASEGGEQEASES, translated from the coding sequence ATGTCTCAGGCACTTGCTTTGTCTGCTACCCCCCGCACCGAGTTGGGCAAGGGCCCGTCCCGCCGCGCCCGCCGCGCCGGCCTGATCCCGGTTGTTATTTACGGCAAGGGTTTCGAACCCGCCCACGTCACCGTGAATCGCCTCGAGTTCACCGCCATCGTGCGCCACCACGGCCTGAACGCCGTGATCAATGTTGATATCGAGGGCACCAAGCAGCTCGCCATGATCAAGAGCGTTGATCAGAACGTGCTCACCCTGGAGATCGATCACGCCGACCTGCTCGCCATTCACCGCGGCGAAAAGGTTGAGGTTGAGGTTCCTGTCGTGTACACCGGCGAGCCGGCCCCCGGCACCATGATCATTCAGGACGCCGATACGATCCGCGTCGAGGCGGACGTGCTTTCGATTCCGGAAGAGATTTCCGTGTCCGTCGAGGGCGTCGAGGTGGGCACCCAGATCACCGCCGGCGATATCACCCTGCCCGAGGAGGTCACCCTGACCGACGATCCGGAGCTGCTGATCCTGAACGTCGTGTACCCGGAGACCGCCGACGAGCCCGTCGAGTCCGAGGAAGCTTCCGAGGGCGGCGAGCAGGAAGCGTCCGAGTCCTAA
- a CDS encoding ribose-phosphate diphosphokinase, protein MTANWIDNQKNLMLFSGRAHPELGTAVAKELGVELTPMTARDFANGEIFVRFEESVRGSDAFVLQSHTQPLNKWLMEQLLMIDALKRGSAKRITAILPFYPYARQDKKHRGREPISARLVADLLYTAGADRIVSVDLHTDQIQGFFDGPVDHMHAMPILTDYIKAKYQLDNICVVSPDAGRVKVAEKWANTLGDAPLAFVHKTRSVEVANEIVANRVVGDVAGRTCVLLDDMIDTGGTIAGAVGVLRDAGATDVIIACTHGVFSGPARERLSGCGAREVITTDTLPQSTEGWENLTVLSIAPLLAKTIHEIFANGSVTDLFEGQA, encoded by the coding sequence ATGACTGCTAACTGGATTGACAACCAAAAGAACCTCATGCTGTTTTCGGGTCGTGCACACCCCGAACTCGGCACGGCGGTGGCCAAAGAGCTGGGCGTGGAGTTAACCCCCATGACAGCACGGGATTTTGCAAACGGTGAGATCTTCGTTCGCTTCGAAGAATCCGTCCGCGGTTCCGACGCCTTCGTGCTCCAATCCCACACCCAGCCTTTGAACAAATGGTTGATGGAGCAATTGCTGATGATCGACGCGCTCAAGCGGGGTTCCGCCAAGCGCATCACCGCGATCCTGCCGTTCTACCCGTACGCGCGCCAGGACAAGAAGCACCGCGGCCGCGAGCCGATTTCCGCCCGCCTCGTCGCGGACCTGCTGTACACGGCGGGTGCGGATCGCATCGTTTCCGTGGATTTGCACACCGACCAGATCCAAGGTTTTTTCGATGGCCCGGTCGATCACATGCACGCCATGCCGATCCTGACGGATTACATCAAGGCCAAGTACCAGTTGGACAATATTTGCGTGGTTTCGCCCGACGCCGGCCGCGTCAAGGTCGCCGAAAAGTGGGCGAACACGCTTGGCGACGCCCCGCTCGCATTCGTGCACAAGACGCGCAGCGTCGAGGTGGCCAATGAGATCGTTGCGAATCGCGTGGTCGGCGATGTCGCCGGCCGCACCTGCGTGCTTCTCGATGACATGATCGACACCGGCGGCACCATCGCCGGCGCCGTCGGGGTGCTGCGCGATGCCGGCGCCACGGACGTGATTATCGCCTGTACCCATGGTGTGTTCTCCGGCCCGGCACGCGAACGTTTGTCCGGCTGCGGCGCGCGCGAGGTAATCACCACGGACACGCTCCCGCAATCCACCGAAGGCTGGGAAAACCTCACGGTGCTTTCCATCGCCCCGCTATTGGCCAAGACCATCCATGAGATCTTTGCCAATGGTTCCGTCACCGATTTGTTCGAAGGCCAGGCTTAA
- the glmU gene encoding bifunctional UDP-N-acetylglucosamine diphosphorylase/glucosamine-1-phosphate N-acetyltransferase GlmU — MSKAETAVIILAAGAGTRMKSAIPKMLHSVVGRTMLGHALHAAAGVQPAHLIAVVGHGRDQVIPAIEAEDLSGYGVTETRIAVQEEQNGTGHALACGLEQLPAGFTGTVLVTTSDIPMLNSDTLKALLAEHDRKPRAAVTVLTAGVDNPSGYGRIVRNADGEVLRIVEEKDATEHERAITEINSGVYAFDAELVRHAVTQLDTDNAQGEFYLTDVVGIARDHDRSVRGHKLDDAALVAGVNDRVQLAALNAEMNRRICEQHMRNGATIIDPRSTFIDAEVTIGQDVTIHPGTQLHGKTVIGNGSEIGPDSTLTDMVVGENARVIRTHGFESVIGNNADIGPFTYIRPGTVVGEHGKLGGFVEVKKATIGYGSKVPHLTYVGDATIGEHSNIGASSVFVNYDGVHKHHTTIGSHVRTGSDTMFIAPVSVGDGAYSGAGTVIREDVPPGALVVSGGQQRNIEGWVQRKRPGTPAAEAAARALGEAEATTTEG; from the coding sequence ATGTCAAAGGCAGAAACCGCCGTTATCATTCTCGCCGCCGGCGCGGGCACGCGCATGAAGTCGGCGATTCCGAAGATGCTGCATAGCGTCGTGGGGCGCACCATGTTAGGCCACGCGTTGCATGCCGCGGCGGGGGTGCAGCCGGCGCATCTGATCGCTGTGGTTGGCCACGGCCGTGACCAGGTGATTCCCGCCATCGAGGCCGAGGACCTCAGCGGCTACGGCGTTACCGAAACCCGCATCGCCGTGCAGGAGGAGCAGAACGGCACGGGCCACGCCCTGGCCTGCGGATTGGAGCAATTGCCCGCGGGTTTCACCGGCACCGTCCTGGTGACCACTTCGGATATCCCCATGCTGAATTCGGACACACTTAAGGCATTGCTCGCCGAGCACGATCGCAAGCCGCGCGCTGCTGTGACGGTGCTTACGGCGGGCGTCGATAATCCGTCCGGGTATGGGCGCATCGTACGTAATGCCGATGGCGAGGTGCTGCGGATCGTGGAAGAAAAGGACGCGACCGAGCACGAACGCGCCATCACAGAAATCAATTCCGGCGTATATGCGTTCGACGCGGAGCTGGTGCGCCATGCGGTGACGCAATTGGATACAGACAACGCTCAAGGCGAGTTTTACCTTACCGACGTCGTGGGCATCGCGCGCGACCACGACCGCAGCGTGCGTGGCCATAAGCTTGACGACGCCGCGCTGGTCGCCGGTGTCAACGACCGCGTGCAGCTCGCCGCGCTCAACGCCGAAATGAATCGTCGGATCTGCGAACAGCACATGCGTAATGGCGCAACTATTATCGATCCCCGCTCAACCTTTATCGATGCGGAGGTGACCATTGGCCAGGACGTGACCATCCACCCCGGCACCCAGCTGCACGGCAAGACCGTGATTGGCAATGGCAGCGAGATCGGGCCGGATTCCACGCTCACGGATATGGTTGTCGGCGAAAACGCCCGCGTGATCCGCACCCACGGTTTCGAATCTGTGATCGGAAACAATGCCGATATTGGGCCGTTTACCTATATCCGCCCAGGCACGGTCGTGGGCGAACACGGCAAGCTCGGCGGCTTTGTGGAGGTAAAAAAGGCAACCATCGGGTACGGCTCGAAAGTCCCCCATCTCACCTATGTGGGGGATGCGACGATCGGCGAGCATTCCAATATCGGCGCGTCGTCGGTTTTCGTCAACTACGACGGCGTTCATAAGCATCACACAACCATTGGAAGCCATGTGCGAACCGGTTCGGACACGATGTTTATTGCCCCAGTCAGTGTCGGTGATGGCGCGTATTCCGGAGCAGGTACAGTAATCAGGGAAGATGTTCCCCCCGGAGCGCTCGTTGTCTCCGGAGGACAACAGCGCAACATTGAAGGCTGGGTCCAACGTAAGCGTCCTGGTACCCCAGCCGCCGAAGCGGCAGCCCGGGCCTTGGGTGAAGCGGAGGCAACGACCACGGAAGGTTAG